CGCCTTTGGGGTTTCAGTGgccatgttcaaactgtacTGCATAGTATTGTGGGACGCGTTAAATGTCCTTGGCCTTTGGGTGAACGCGTCTACCTATCCCTGGaggatggttcaacgttaacTTATGATTTGTATCAGCCACTAAAAGAGTTTGAAGGTAAGTTCGGAACCAAACAATCCGTAAACTAATTTGTTTATTGAATTTAATGGAAGAAGGAAAAAATATCTGATAATTGCATTAATTATTTTTTCCCCAAAATCAGATATTCGTTTTGCTTTTATTCTATTATTGTCATATTAATCATTAGACTTTCATATGTTTATACTTATTTCATTAGAATGTAATTAATGTACTAGCATTTTGTGAGATGGGAACCATCTTAAATTTAGCATATTAGCCTCTAACACTGAACACTTGGTTTCAAATCGTGGCGAGAAGTAAAAGAACAAAAAGCTTTAGGTATTGAAGAATTGGACAAACCGAATTGTATGAAGATTCACTTTCGAGCTGACACATGAATGCAACAGATGTATTGAGAGTGCGACATCAACGAATGCGTTTGTGGTTGTTTTCCCAcgacacacagtgggatagaataaaaaaatactgTCGTTTAAGAACGATTAGAGATAAATCTTTGAAATGTTGAATGGTGTTACCCAAGTCATGTGTAAAGGAGGTCCCCAAAGTTAATCACCACGGCATTTCGAAAAGTTGTTGGTGACTTTTGTCACGTTGTCACTTGTAGtccaatttccaatttttttttttgctgaatagttctcaaaaatctctacaaaaacaaaaaatccgcttgaggtatacaatatttataccctctaccgaaggatgggggtattgcttttgcttttgttatacggtttgcaatacatcgaaatatccaattccgaaccTTTAAagactatatattcttgatcggcgtaaaaatctaagacgatctagccgtgtccgtccgtgtgcCCGCATGTCTCTTGaacacagattatttttttgtccataggcaaggtaagttcgaagatgcgctatatcggacaatatcttgatattgcccccataacgaccgatcttccgatttaaactCTTAGTCCCATTAACATTAGAAAGACCAagcattattatacccaccaccgaaggacggaggtattttcattttgtcattccgtttgcaacacatcgaaatatctatttccgacactataaagtacatataatcttattcagcgtaaaaatctaagacgatctagccatgtccgtccgtctgactgttgataaagtctttaaaaatagagatattgagctgaaactttgcacagattctttttttttcataagcaggttaagttcgaagatgggctatatcggactatatctttgatcgatttaaggtcttaggtccataaaagccacatttattatccgattttgctgaaatttgggacagggagttgtgttaggccctttaacatctttcttcaatttggcccagatcggttcagatttggataaagctgtcatatagaccgatctctcgagaaaatgttttgggcccatataatgcgcatttattatccacttactccgaaatttgggacagtgagttgcgtttggcTCTTTAAGAACTGtctgcaatttagcccagatcggtccagatttggatatagctgtcatatagaccgatctctcgattcagggttttgggtccataaaaggcgcatttattgtccgatgtcgccaaaatttgggacagtgagttaagttaggaccCTCGTCATctgtttgcaatttggcccagatcggtccagatttggatatagctgccatatagaccgatctctcgatttggagTTTAGTCCAATTGAGAGCACATTTcgctatagctgctatgggtttatAAATGATGGATCTTTTCACTGTATtacgacgaaaggtggtttatatgtaTTAACCAAGGTGGTGGGcttccaaagttcggtccggccgaacttgctACTTGGTAAAGCTATCTCCACCCGTTCTCAGATGGCAAATTTGTATTAGTTTTtatttcgattctatcccaatGTGCGACGTCTCATAGCATACTGCTTGATTTCTACGAAATGGCACCATTGAGATGTAAGACAAATCGCATACGAAATCGCATGTGACCATGAACCGAGCTACATCAACAAGAAGTTGTAAAGATGGCTGTTTTGCCCTATCCATATTGGATAAGTATTGCACACTTAAGGTTGTCATCATGAAGTTAAATCGGAAATTCGGTTTAAGACTAATTTAAACTAAGAATTTGACTTgaagttggaagtcattgtggaGGGCAGAGCAATCGATAGGTCTGTATAAATCTAATTAGATTTAGTACTCTAGTACGATTTTCGGTAGGATGCAAGGAATTGGCTTAAGGATGATCGAAAGGATGTAAACGGCCATCAGAATAACACTGCTGACATATAGGGCATTGGTATGAGGGAAAGCTGTTGATAGCAGTTCCCGTATGAGAGAGTTTGAGAAGATGTAAAGACTGACCAGAGTTTGTTAAAATCACTCTATTGCTTAAAGTAGAAAGAtaacctatatcttgatatatcacCATTTATACCGAACTTCCGGTAATCTTGAGATCATTAAAGTCGCATGTATTtttgcaccgatttaaggtttttttttccagaaatACGTTTTTACTACCCATCTTCGCGGTTACCGTAAATTGCAATTTAGAAGAGATCTCTTAAAACTCGTACCAGTTActgtcaatatcagaacttgctccctttagaaaattttgaagcAGTAAGACGCGTTTTAACAGTTTTTGACCCCTCAAaatccatggttttattctgcacaATTAAAGAATACACAAACagacaaaaataattttgaaaaacaacaacttttgtcgaaaaaacgacgacaaaatttgttaattttcctacaacaatttattttgtatttcaacgacccaaagtacatatttattgttgaaaggcactctttgcaatccaacatataacaacaacattatatccataagcaagacaaCAAACCGTTTAACCAGCCGCTACATGTGTTTTGCTGCACAGCATCGGTGTGGTGgtgcttttattttctttgttcggcttgcGCTGCTTGTCTCGCAATTGGCATGTTAACGATGTTTGACGTGTTTATGGTATTTTAGTCAGTGTTCTGTGCCGACAGCCGCAATCGAAATCCTAAGAAGGGACCTTCTCCTCTCGTAACTCAACATTTATGTGAATAGTATGACCGCACTCAGGACCTGGAGTTCAGAGATGCCACACCTGAGAATCCAAAAAGACTGAATAGTTTTTTTTAGCACAAAacctataaacaaattttggagTCAAATAATTGGTAGAACACACCAACCCAAAAAACCACCGGATCGTGCAAATAGACCTATGGAGACAATACGtatttgaagtatttgagattagagcacaaatctggtattaaaaattaaggGAAAAATTAAGGGGGCAGACCCAGCCCCTGAAACCCTTCAAAAGGACTGAAGAATGGGCATaaaataggactcaaataacAGGAATTTGCGGCTAAGTGTCTGTCTCTAGTAACCCACAAGCTGACATGTAGACCCATCGGGACAGTGTTGGAttcaattaaaaggtatttggaataataatacgaagctgatataaaaaatttgggccAGAGGTCAGAGCTGCCAGATGTCAATTATCACAATTTTCATCTcaattgaaagatatttggaagtgaaTATAgaactgatatcaaaattttggacCAGGTGTCAGGAAGGTCGTCTTGTCCCAAAAAAACCGACTTAATTGAAATTTgcaccgatagggacaatatgccattcaaatgaaaggtatttgtaagCAGAATACATATCTGACGCCAAATTTTAGGGCCAGGTATCAGGGGAGCCACTTCACGGCCAACCATGCCTGATTTTTTGGGATATTGCTTAATGTTTCTCCAGCCGCGgcatcttctattatataaaaacaaaagtgctGCGCTTTGTTAGTTTCTTTGTATATtacctatagactcaaaaacggctaaaccaatttttatgaaatgttcacATATGGTAAAGAATGGCCCGTCGATGgatatagggtactatattttatGATATCcgcgaggggggcggacccctaaccctaattttcaaaaatacaagATCTTGCaaatggggtcaaataaccgtggggGACGTCAAACCATAAAACCCAACCAAACGGGTATGTTTTTCGATTGGGatcatatgggtatcaaataaaaaatatttttgagaagagtacgaacttgatataacaatttgacCCCAAGTGTCGGGGGACCCGTCTAACCCCAAAAATCGCTCAAAAATAACATAAGTGCCGAttgaggcaatatgggtattatttgaaaggtaattggaagtagaattcGAAATTTATATAAACATTTGGGGTCAAATCCGAGGGGGCCTCCCCATCCCAAAAAccacccccaaacagacatataagTCGAACGGAACAatttgggattcaaacgaaaggtacttgagagtataatacgaaacctttgtaaaaattttgagtcTATTCCCAAGCGGGTCGCCCCACCTCAAAATTATggcccaaatggacatgtactcCGAACTTGCCTTTGATACTTGCTTgtatgattttgtttttgttaagaaaattaatttttaaatagacCATATCAAACCATACATTTTCTTTATCCAACCTCCACGCATTGCTGATCTAATTTTCTCCTTTTATACCTattaccgtaggatagggggtatattcatttagtcataccgtttgcaacacatcgcaatttccgaccttacaaagtatatatatttcggatcgtcgtaaaattctaaggcgatttaacgatgtccgtgtatctgtccgtccgtctgccgtaaTCACTatacagctttcaaaaattgagatattgagctgaaatttggcaccgatacgtctttttgctagttttgcacgctagttaagttcttgaacgggccaaatcggaccatattcggatgtagctgctatatagaccaatctgccgataaagggtctaatgcccataaatgctttattttttatacgatttcgctgaaatttgaaacagagagtagtttaaggcctccctacatctgacccaaaatggttcagatcggactatatttagatatagctgccatatagaccgatctcccgataaagggtctgaagcccataaaagcttaatgtatcacccgattccgctgaaatttgaaacagtgggttattttaagcctcccgacatgtgactgaaatatggttcaggtaggactatatttagatatagctgccatataaaccgatctccaaataaaggatttaaagtccataaaagctttattcatatggttcagatcctttctcccgattaaggttctgaagcccataaaagctgtattttttaaccgatctcgctgaaatttaaaacaacgatgagtagttttaggcttcccaacattggacccaaatatgattcagatcggactatatttagatatagctgtcatatagaccgatctctagattaaggtctaaagcacataaaagctttgtttattacccgatttggctgaaatttgaaacagtgagttgtttgaaGCCACCCGTctgaccgatctgacccaaatatggttcagaatgaactatattaagatatagctgccattattttttaaccgatttcgctgaaattgaaacggtgagtagttttaggcctctcaacataggacccaaatgtggcttagatcggactaaatttagatatagctgccttatagaccgatctccagataaagggccCGAAGctccggattgtgacgaaagggggtttacatatatacccgaggtggtgggtatccaaagttcgacccggccgaacttaatgcctttttacttgttttttaagtataccccacaccactactgtggtacactAATTTACTAATTcaagttattataccctataACTTGAATTAgtaaattagtttgtaacacccaaagggaagagagataggcccattgataagtataccgatcgactcagaatcactttctgattcgatttagctatagctcccatatatttgttcgtccgatttgcagtaatactgcaataaaattgttgttaacccattttctcgaaatttggcagaaaggattttcttatgactcccgacattccaggtgagtttcatagaaatcggttcagatttggatatagctcccatatatatgttcgtccgatttgcagtaataatgcaatgaaacggtcatttgttacccgattctctcgaaatttggcagaagcgattttctaatgactctcggcattactggtgaatttcatggaaatcggttcagtatttgttatagctcccttatatatgttcgtcagattttgagtaatttgcaataatattatcatttgtcaaccgtagttattacagttgaaCATATTCTTGCTCGccgtccatcaaaaatggttcagaattggatatagctcccacattgtacttaaagggtaggtgtagggtattataaagaaggcaccgcccgacttttgcccttccttactggttttccatTCATCTTTGAATAATTCCTgccataaataattttttagttCTTTTAAGTTATCCtcgtttatgcaaaatttcatggggCTTCGAGCATGGGTTCTTGTCGTTGTCAACACATCGAATAATAAACATCCATATTTTGTTCTTTTCTTCTTATTCCTGTTTCTTTTAGACGACATCACCGTGGCCATATGCCCTGGTATTGGCAATACATCAGAGAGCGTTTACATACGCACATTCGTTCATTATGCACAATGCCATGGTTACCGCTGTGCGGTGCTTAATCACATTGGGGCCTTGGGCAGTGTACAGGTGACTTCCAGCCGGATATTTACCTATGGTAAGTGGAAGAGCACATGAAAGATTTGTTTGTGTTAAAGGCTCACGCCCACATACGCCACGCTTTCACATGGAGCAGATTAAAATATAActgtatttatttcatttcaaggACACACCGATGATTTTGCCATGATGATTGAAAATCTAtcacaaaaatattcaaattcatACATAGTGGCTTGCGGTTTCAGCTTGGGTGGCAATTTGGTAACCAAATATTTGGGAGAAAAGCACAGGATAAAACCCTCAAATGTCATTGGTGGCATCTCCATATGTCAAGGCTACAATGCAGTTGAGTATGTATCAATGCTATAAATAAATATCTATTATTGTAATTCAATTGTTGCCGTTTTCCCCCATATCCTTGGTTCTTATTCTACAGAGGCACCAAATGGCTGTTGAACTGGCAAAACTTCCGTCGTTTCTATTTGTATGTAATGACTGAGAATATGAAGAACATCATATTGAAACACCGTCACATTCTATTGTCCGAGGAATGTCGCCAGCGTCATAATTTGAATGAACGCGACATAATTGCTGCAGCCACACTACCCGAGCTAGACGAAGCCTATACACGACGCATTTTTAATTTCCCCTCAACTCAGGAATTATACAAATGGAGCTCATCGATAAACTATTTCGACAATATAGAGAAGCCAATGATTTTCATCAATGCCAAAGATGATCCTTTAGTACCTGAAGATTTATTGTCGCCCATTAAAGATTTTGCtggtaagtaaaaaaaaaaaagtttaattgtGTTAAGTTTGACTGGGCCATCTCTTATGGGCGGTAGACGAAGATATCTCacagatttttttatatttttggataAGAGTAGCTACTTGTatgtgctcaagaagtcgaaccGAGTGATCGGTTTTTACGGAATCGAATCACGttaatgggaccatatttggtatagATGTGGGATGTCCTTGCAGAAATACTTGTAAAAAATATCAAGCAAATCGGAAAGAATTGATTCTGATAGAGATTCAATGAGTAACATCAAGAGATCGTTgtttatgggaactatatcagaatatggaccAGTTGGCATCCTACTTGGGATTGAGAATATAACTTTTTGTGTTAAAAGCttaatcggaggagaattgtgcCTCAAAACGTCATATCaggatatctgtttatatgagagctatacctatacatcgaccgatttggttcatttacaatccaaaccgacctacataaataacacaatgcaaaatttcccatgaacattcccttaagaacaggggcaaacttctcacatatcaatgagtgccctccgattcaagttaaagctcaataataatggacctcctttttatagccgaatccggaTGGCGtgcgcagtgtgacacctcttttgaggagaagtttttacatggcatagtacctcactaatgtcgccagcgctgaaaattgtatgatggtctcgccaagatttttaaacccaggcgttcagcttcataggcggacatgctaacctctgcgctacggtggcctcccttccTTGAAtaacgtatttgtgcaaaaattttaagcgcccaCTGTCCACCGTTTCAATTCTCGCCAGGTTGTCAGTCTTAAGTCGGCTATAGCTCCGCCTTTATTGTGGTCCGTTGGTTTAGTGTCAACAATCTGAACAGCTCTCGAAGATTCTAACTCAGCCATTAAGCGTCATATGAGGATGTACTAACCTGCGGAACTTAATGGGCTCCAGTTCAGCTTACTGTCGAGAATCGCCTATGGCATTTTGCCAATCCCCATTTTTGTTATTACAGTCTCGGTAGTCTGAACTCGTGCATTTTCCTCCTTCGCGAATTTAAACCAACTTAGGTTTGGATAAAGGAAAAGCGCGTTGGCAACCACAGACCCCTGATCTACTGTGTTCGCCGCattttgttgatatcagaaCTTCCCCCGCATATCAACCCAAGATCAGCCGATTTCTTTGACTATTCTCGCGCACAAGCCTCCGTACTACCTCATTCGGCAGATCTGTTCCCTCGTAGGGCAGGTTAACAGATGAAATGAGTAAGGGGTGAAGTTCCTCCTCTGCAATCCCACCGTCGTCAGATCGCCACTGATTGTCACCCGTAGACAGAGTAAAGATGGTGTACATCGCATTGCTCAACTCAGAGACACTATTTCTCACGATGTAAGTTCCTGTATTGGAGCAATGTCTACCGAGGGGTTATAGAGTGCAAGAAGAAGGTCCTTGGAGGCAACAACGGAATCGGACCTTAACTCTCGTCAATAGATGCATTCTGAATCAGACCACCGCTCTCTGCACAGGGTTTTGTGGAGAGAAATTGTGCAGAGCCCGACGTTCTGCTTCGCCAGCAATGTCAGCAGTTCCGACtcaatgccttcaatcggaatCCATGCTGCAGCTACTTTTCGAGCAGCCAATTCAGTTGTGGATACAACCTTGAGCCTCGTCCCTGGCTAGGGGGACTCGATGCTCTCAATTATCCAGCACAAGAAATCCTTGAATTTTTCGCTGTAATCCTTAAATCGATTACATTTCCAATGGTTCCCATCAAACATTATAACGTTGCTGCTCCACCTGTCTGAAAGGATCAGCTTGACCTGCCAGGTTCAACTGCTTCCAGTGGGCTGGGCTGACCATATCGTCTGCTTCCGCACTATTCTTATTGGCCAACCTCTGGCCCGTAGAAACTGCCCGTTCCGCCTCAGCCTGTCGACTGACCGGTACCGTTCGTGTTTCTCTTTCACAGCATCCGAGGCAGTCCCTGGCCTGCTGCCAGACTCCCTCTCACTTAACCTAGCCATCACAGGTATTACTTCGACTGCTCCAGCGCCACCGGCCGTAGCATAGGCGCCTCCTGCCAACCGTCCTTTGGGCCCCATTTCGGACTAGCCACCACAAACTGCTTTCTTCTATCCCATCAGTGGTCGGGGAGTTACAAACTTATTGCCAGTTCTTTTCGACTGTGCTATGGGTGATGGAACAGCCACCCCGATCGTCCATAATAAGGCAGTAAGCCCAGTAAGCTCGAATTCTTTTCAACGCTTTGATACGTCCTTTCATGTATAAGAAGAGTTCTACACTTGTGATTCATACGCCCCTTCTCCCTCTGTGCAATGTCGATCTCGCTCTTGCCCACGTATCTCCTTAGATAAGAGCTATCTCGGCTGTGgttgtagcagtgtgctgtatactgaggcggcagtccttgccaaTAAAGGACTCCAATCTGTGGCAATCCGGTGctaacaaccggctgccatgggattgcaggtCGGTTGCTTTCTAAGCCTTCGGCTTCTGCTTACTTGACGGGGTATTCTCATTTGACGCATCGAGATGAAGCGCACCCTGGCTGGTTAGTCCCAAGCCTCCAATATCAGATTGCTGGGTAGCTTCCCGGTAAGTTTCCGACCCCATCCGACAGTTGTTTTATGCTTCCTTTGATGCTTAGGTCATGTCTCCTCCAAGGAAACGGCTGGAATTTCTGTGGTATCCGGAAAAGATTAATTAAGTCGGCCATCAAACCTGcagaaaatgttgttgttgtagccacattttcagcCACATCCTCGTCAAACccttgtaggtgagcaagctcgttccggtccaaaggatcgatcgccgcgggaacatgacggtcattggtaatttaaaggcgccaataacccgcttTGTCATgccgtccggcctctcactgagactctccgctcgataccgctgattgtccgctgttgcagccactccgtatggagcattccactatccgtaacctgtggaccCGCCCGGTGgcccgcagctaagcttctcgtgacagcaatgaacaccacacagatcggacctcaatgttccagccggtgtggtgctcacagctatcccgcgcCGAGGAGTAGTTTGACGAGGTATTCTCACTCGACGCATCGAGATCAAGCGCACCCTTCCTGACTCAGACTTCAGATTGCTGGGTAGCCTCCTAGTCAGTTTCCGACCCCACCCAAGATTTGTTTGACGCTTTGGTCCTGTCCCCTCCAAGGAAATGGCTGGAGTCACTGTGGTCTCCAGATCACCGTCAGACAAGATTAGGTCGACCATCTAACCTGCAGATAAACTCTCCTGATCGAGTTCAATATAAGACCCATCATTTGCCATCTAGCTCGCTGTATTGCGCGGCTAGCTCCCTATTCAGCGTCAGTATCACGGGTGATCTCTTCTCTTGCGTCTCACTAATTGTGAGATCAAATGAAGTCGGATTCATATAATATAACGGACGAACCGTGGACTGGGTAGAATGTAAACCATCAAAATTATTCTTAGCGGACCTACAGAGACCACCTAGGTGGTCTTACAACAAAATGTGTCTTCCTCCCGATCAATCGATCAACTTCGGTGTTGTTGGTGTTCCTATTGTCTTCATTGAGTTTTGGTCCTAGAGTATAGGGGAAAGGATAGAGGGGGTTGTTTGCATTtactcatttattttattttctaaattttgtatttgaagcATATGTAACTTAAAATTTCAGTACATTTggggttcaaatttgaatttcagTACATAACAATGGTGGGTTTTCTttttacaataataataatgattatttttaatatttctgcATTATCTtaattcatgttttttttttatgggaaattctaataattttcatttgcgaTAACCTTAACATTGATGTACCCATTTTGTATACGGTGTGCGGTGTGCAGTCGTGGCCGAGCGGTTAAGGCGTCTGACTAGAAATCAGATTCCCTCTGGGAGCGTAGGTTCGAATCCTACCGACTGCGTGCTAAAGTATTATGTAtacaattttttgtaaattttttctgtaatttttttttaaacatttttttgcaattttttgttttaatttttttttgttattatttttttaaatttttttagtagAGAAGGAACTAAGTttgtttaaaaactaaaaaataatttttatagaagCAAATTTTGtgaatcacgctacattctttcaAAATACAGCTATTAAGCTTGAACTTGCTTTGCTTGTTCGGTCTTCTGAATGATGTCTTCAAATACATCGATAAGActggatggttccgacgggggccACGATAACATCGAAGTGGTTAGTTATGTATGGACGAtttttcactcacgctcacgagaaaaaatGTTACGCACGATTTTTGtatgtcgactcacgttcacgcacgctcacaagacaaaaattttacttacgCACGACCTTTGAGGCACTCACGACTCACGTAAAAATCACGCCTGAAAAATCAtggttaaacaaatatttttccatgaatcgaataataattatttcCCCATGGATCTCAAACCATACAGCATTTGAACGTACGAATATTaatgtatgaaaaaaatttatcagCCCTACATAACCGCTTATTTGCTCTGTTCGTTTTTATGCATCTGTAGACAGATTCGTAAGTTTAAATACGGTATGATTAGAGagggaaaatttttgtttttcgtttttttttgtgcgtGTGCGTGTGCGTCTCTTGAGTCGTGAATCGTGAgtatctcgtgagtcgtgattttctc
The Stomoxys calcitrans chromosome 3, idStoCalc2.1, whole genome shotgun sequence genome window above contains:
- the LOC106090882 gene encoding abhydrolase domain-containing protein 2 isoform X2 encodes the protein MSTAFLTAIAVILCILFRILNVNSQPLKPSVWCLDQQFLDCLYKIAPVLKEPYIPTRLWGFSGHVQTVLHSIVGRVKCPWPLGERVYLSLEDGSTLTYDLYQPLKEFEDDITVAICPGIGNTSESVYIRTFVHYAQCHGYRCAVLNHIGALGSVQVTSSRIFTYGHTDDFAMMIENLSQKYSNSYIVACGFSLGGNLVTKYLGEKHRIKPSNVIGGISICQGYNAVEGTKWLLNWQNFRRFYLYVMTENMKNIILKHRHILLSEECRQRHNLNERDIIAAATLPELDEAYTRRIFNFPSTQELYKWSSSINYFDNIEKPMIFINAKDDPLVPEDLLSPIKDFAASREKTCYIELAHGGHLGFYEGGLIYPNPVTWLDRTLIAMVGSLVMIHIDPTKQAMISTI
- the LOC106090882 gene encoding abhydrolase domain-containing protein 2 isoform X1 translates to MFLCCYPLIQCSLYDRLPQSQFLREVFAQFPFINPFDRQHLVQSLLTMSTAFLTAIAVILCILFRILNVNSQPLKPSVWCLDQQFLDCLYKIAPVLKEPYIPTRLWGFSGHVQTVLHSIVGRVKCPWPLGERVYLSLEDGSTLTYDLYQPLKEFEDDITVAICPGIGNTSESVYIRTFVHYAQCHGYRCAVLNHIGALGSVQVTSSRIFTYGHTDDFAMMIENLSQKYSNSYIVACGFSLGGNLVTKYLGEKHRIKPSNVIGGISICQGYNAVEGTKWLLNWQNFRRFYLYVMTENMKNIILKHRHILLSEECRQRHNLNERDIIAAATLPELDEAYTRRIFNFPSTQELYKWSSSINYFDNIEKPMIFINAKDDPLVPEDLLSPIKDFAASREKTCYIELAHGGHLGFYEGGLIYPNPVTWLDRTLIAMVGSLVMIHIDPTKQAMISTI